Proteins encoded within one genomic window of Amycolatopsis sp. 2-15:
- a CDS encoding TetR/AcrR family transcriptional regulator: MARLTRAEAQELNRAKVLAAARDEFTERGFREAKIDVIAERAELTRGAVYSNFPGKRALYFAVLAEEAERVAAEPPASDPGLTAAEALGALARAWVARLPLATDPGSRLGVDLGPEILADELTHRPYAQLLRFEAVVLGLALERLAPSAGRLVRVAELALTTLHGATGLAAAAPGFGEPFNVVRACEVLPALGLADTWPAVPPIVAHAQPVDEPWLPPAAFDSLRSEPADLSGDGVVAILGLHRLSAAEEAVRAVPQDSAVTVAVVTGSAPELAPLTHLALAELRGHLRRAFPVSTWPRLKVLRDDSGAVASAAGVSAVSDATETAVRITSGRVVRRAEGFGACHAAATG; encoded by the coding sequence ATGGCCCGGCTGACCAGAGCGGAGGCGCAGGAGCTCAACCGCGCGAAGGTGCTCGCCGCCGCGCGTGACGAGTTCACCGAGCGCGGCTTCCGCGAGGCGAAGATCGACGTGATCGCCGAACGCGCCGAGCTCACGCGCGGCGCCGTCTACTCGAACTTCCCCGGCAAGCGCGCGCTGTACTTCGCCGTGCTCGCGGAGGAGGCCGAGCGGGTCGCCGCCGAGCCCCCGGCTTCGGACCCGGGCCTCACCGCCGCGGAAGCCCTGGGCGCCCTCGCCCGCGCCTGGGTCGCCCGCCTGCCGCTCGCCACCGACCCCGGCTCGCGCCTCGGCGTGGACCTCGGGCCGGAGATCCTCGCCGACGAGCTCACCCACCGCCCGTACGCCCAGCTCCTGCGCTTCGAAGCCGTCGTCCTCGGCCTGGCGCTCGAGCGCCTGGCCCCGTCCGCCGGCCGCCTCGTGCGCGTCGCCGAACTGGCGCTGACCACGTTGCACGGTGCCACGGGTCTCGCCGCGGCCGCGCCGGGGTTCGGTGAGCCGTTCAACGTCGTGCGTGCCTGCGAAGTCCTGCCCGCGCTGGGGTTGGCCGATACGTGGCCCGCGGTGCCGCCGATCGTGGCGCACGCGCAGCCGGTGGACGAGCCTTGGCTGCCGCCCGCGGCCTTCGACTCACTGCGGTCGGAGCCGGCCGACCTGTCCGGCGACGGCGTGGTCGCGATTCTCGGGCTGCACCGGCTTTCCGCCGCGGAGGAGGCCGTCCGGGCCGTACCGCAGGACTCTGCCGTGACGGTCGCCGTGGTGACGGGTTCGGCGCCGGAGCTGGCGCCGTTGACGCACCTCGCGCTGGCCGAGCTGCGTGGTCACTTGCGCCGGGCATTCCCGGTCTCGACCTGGCCGCGCCTGAAGGTGCTGCGCGACGACTCGGGCGCGGTCGCGTCGGCGGCCGGGGTTTCGGCGGTGAGCGACGCGACGGAAACGGCTGTGCGGATCACTTCCGGGCGTGTGGTGCGCCGCGCCGAAGGCTTCGGTGCCTGTCACGCCGCGGCGACCGGCTGA
- a CDS encoding epoxide hydrolase family protein, translating to MRRLTSDVQAFEAHAPDADLDDLRARLAAARLPEAETVHRAAPGPRRWDQGVPLADLVEVVDYWRTGYDWRSFEERLNRIGQFRTTIDELGIHFLHRRSARADATPLILTHGWPDSIARFIDAVDELADPKDADAPAFHVVVPSLPGFGYSDKPATTGWGTEKIAAAWVELMGRLGYREFAAHGGDWGGNITTVLGGRFPEHVLGIHTTFAEGPPGLTTDGLTAVEREWIEETRDFWRHRGAYAKQQATRPQTIGYSLVDSPVGLLAWILDKFAEWSDTEDSPFETISRDRILDDVTLYWLTRTGASAARIYYESHNSLDPELRVDVPSALTMYPRDVEKCPRPWAQERYRQIVRWKSPELGGHFPSLEVPGYFVKDLQEGLAAVLAAHR from the coding sequence ATGCGCCGTCTGACCAGCGACGTGCAAGCATTCGAAGCCCACGCACCGGACGCCGACCTCGACGACCTGCGGGCGCGACTGGCCGCGGCGCGGCTGCCGGAGGCCGAGACGGTCCATCGCGCCGCGCCCGGTCCGCGCCGATGGGACCAGGGCGTTCCTCTCGCCGACCTCGTCGAGGTCGTGGACTACTGGCGCACCGGGTACGACTGGCGGTCGTTCGAGGAGCGGCTGAACCGGATCGGCCAGTTCCGCACGACCATCGACGAGCTGGGAATCCACTTCCTGCACCGCCGATCCGCGCGCGCGGACGCCACTCCGCTGATCTTGACGCACGGGTGGCCGGACAGCATTGCCCGGTTCATCGATGCGGTGGACGAGCTGGCAGATCCTAAAGATGCGGACGCGCCGGCGTTCCACGTCGTCGTCCCGTCGCTACCGGGCTTCGGTTACAGCGACAAGCCGGCCACCACCGGGTGGGGAACCGAAAAGATCGCGGCCGCCTGGGTGGAACTGATGGGCCGGCTCGGCTACCGCGAGTTCGCCGCCCACGGTGGCGACTGGGGAGGCAATATCACCACGGTTCTCGGCGGCCGGTTCCCGGAGCACGTTCTCGGCATCCACACGACGTTCGCGGAGGGACCGCCCGGGCTGACCACGGACGGGCTGACGGCGGTCGAACGCGAGTGGATCGAGGAAACCCGCGATTTCTGGCGCCACCGCGGGGCGTACGCGAAGCAGCAGGCGACCCGGCCGCAGACCATCGGCTACTCGCTCGTCGACTCACCGGTCGGGCTTCTTGCCTGGATCCTGGACAAGTTCGCCGAGTGGTCGGACACCGAAGACAGCCCGTTCGAGACGATTTCCCGAGACCGAATTCTCGACGACGTCACCCTGTATTGGCTGACGCGGACCGGTGCGTCGGCGGCCCGCATTTACTACGAAAGCCACAACTCGCTCGATCCCGAACTTCGGGTCGACGTCCCGTCGGCACTCACGATGTATCCCCGCGACGTCGAGAAGTGTCCGCGCCCCTGGGCACAGGAGCGGTACCGGCAGATCGTCCGTTGGAAGTCGCCCGAACTCGGCGGACATTTCCCGTCGCTGGAGGTTCCCGGGTATTTCGTCAAAGATCTCCAAGAAGGCCTCGCGGCAGTGCTGGCCGCCCATCGGTGA
- a CDS encoding CGNR zinc finger domain-containing protein: MRAEFPDFRLGTVLATSFTGTLSERHGDAVERIPTPQRLVDWLAVSGLAVDSCTTAQLDLARELRESIHAAATAAAIQDALPASAVQVINDRSAQGRAAAILTPEGKRRWQLGSASCVEDALSVIAADAISILAGERDGKLALCASPTCQAAFFDTSQSRTRRWCDMNTCGNRQKKARFNANRRKTAGSAE, translated from the coding sequence ATGCGTGCCGAGTTCCCCGACTTTCGCCTCGGTACCGTGCTGGCGACGAGCTTCACGGGGACTCTGTCGGAGCGTCATGGCGACGCGGTGGAGCGCATTCCCACGCCGCAGCGACTTGTCGACTGGCTGGCGGTGAGCGGCCTCGCCGTGGACTCCTGCACCACCGCCCAGCTCGACCTCGCCCGGGAACTGAGGGAGTCGATTCACGCCGCCGCGACCGCGGCTGCGATCCAGGACGCGCTTCCTGCATCCGCAGTGCAAGTCATCAATGACCGCAGCGCTCAGGGCCGGGCCGCGGCCATCCTGACACCCGAAGGCAAGCGGCGATGGCAGCTCGGCTCGGCTTCCTGCGTGGAAGACGCTCTCAGCGTGATCGCCGCCGACGCGATCAGCATCCTCGCCGGCGAACGAGACGGAAAACTGGCCTTGTGTGCGTCGCCGACCTGCCAGGCCGCCTTCTTCGACACCAGCCAAAGCCGCACCCGCAGGTGGTGTGACATGAACACGTGCGGCAATCGTCAGAAGAAGGCGCGCTTCAATGCCAACCGGCGCAAAACCGCCGGATCAGCGGAGTGA
- a CDS encoding GntR family transcriptional regulator, giving the protein MTPAKYTAPGAADRAYRLTKELVLTGELPGGHLFSEGEIAERLGVSRTPVREAFLRLQVEGFLNLIPKRGAVVVPVPPGEAEDVLDAREAVEGAAVRRLVRRPDLIPDTLEQLRGVLDTQRGHADSGDLHGFAEADELFHRTIVAAGGNALLLDFYATLADRQRRMNVHALRPIPDVLPVVLREHEDLLGIIERADGDAFGPALRAHLDLVHRR; this is encoded by the coding sequence GTGACACCTGCCAAGTACACCGCGCCCGGCGCTGCCGACCGCGCGTACCGGCTCACGAAGGAGCTCGTCCTCACCGGCGAGCTCCCCGGTGGGCACCTGTTCAGCGAAGGGGAGATCGCCGAGCGGCTCGGGGTGAGCCGCACGCCCGTGCGGGAGGCGTTCCTGCGCCTGCAGGTCGAGGGGTTCCTCAACCTGATCCCGAAGCGCGGCGCCGTGGTGGTGCCCGTGCCGCCGGGCGAGGCCGAGGACGTGCTCGACGCGCGGGAGGCCGTGGAGGGCGCGGCCGTGCGCCGCCTCGTGCGCCGGCCCGACCTCATCCCGGACACGCTGGAGCAGCTGCGCGGGGTGCTGGACACCCAGCGCGGCCACGCGGACTCCGGCGATCTGCACGGGTTCGCCGAGGCCGACGAACTGTTCCACCGCACCATCGTCGCGGCCGGCGGCAACGCGTTGCTGCTCGACTTCTACGCCACGCTGGCCGATCGCCAGCGCCGGATGAACGTGCACGCCCTGCGCCCGATCCCGGACGTGCTGCCCGTGGTGCTGCGCGAACACGAGGACCTGCTCGGCATCATCGAGCGCGCCGACGGCGACGCGTTCGGCCCCGCGCTGCGCGCCCACCTGGATCTGGTGCACCGCCGATGA
- a CDS encoding S8 family serine peptidase, translated as MRRSSRSVRALVIAATGGLALAGVTQLGSQAAVAAPTAQASSAPQSVIVVLKDQLPDAPATKAASGTRRAKATQQQESVLAKLAGTAPAKVKHFALGNAFSATVTPDQAAQLAADPAVAQVLPDSKVTLPDANPAKSADAGAPKAGGGTAQNQDPNAICPTDPAKPLLEPEALTSIHAYSTDGSKAASDLADGSGVKVAFLADNMDPNYADFIRPDGSHVFSDYQDFSGDGPATTESGAEAFGDASSIAAQGVVVHDLSKFVNEKHPLPAGCNIVVKGVSPGASLVGLNVFGSTATNSAVLQAIDYAVTVDHVDVINESLGLNQYPDASSRNLFQVFNDEAVAAGVTVTASSGDAGITSTIGSPATDPLVISAGATTDNRLYAQTTYAAFPFSNGKWTSDNISALSSSGITQNGRTIDLVAPGEGNWADCAPAYAECRDFKTVPQPTDLESFGGTSESAPLTAGVAALVIQAYRGTHHGASPTPAQVKQFITGTTRDLGLPADEQGSGLLDARAAVEAALTSPGTSGAPAGVSSNIALSADQLTLEGAPGSTQNATVNVTNVGTKPLTVTAGTRSLAPLSAQTQTTAFDSTKLPTFPYYNGTDWAYKKVTFSVPAGAQRLLARMAWQGSPKTVNGQSVTPVVRVSLLAPDGTFVANSRPQGGAATANYANVDVTRPVAGTWTAVLYSAGGPTGYTGDIQLATSTQRAIPYGQVSPAVLSLKPGQTKPVKVSLQTPASGGDADYSITFGSSDGHQTTVSAVLRALVPTKNGKGSFGGTITGGNARAVSPAQTFSYEFDVPKGKKDLDVAVKLQDPGTVVDGVLVDPNGELADVNSNVFLSSATQLSQGTTLQLTDANPLPGRWHFVVVVQNPVTGKQIEQPFTGTVGFDQVVVSAPALPNSASKKLAAGQAVKVPVTVRNTGVEPIAIGVDARTNAQQTLQPQPIQGSTEVDLPEFNANAPVYSIPPDTSKFTVATSSSVPAQVELQGSAAGIDVLGDLKAAQAGSTVSVATIGEKQGYVTKGIWFADVQEIGPFGPSGAPAGHASYTASIKTAGFDSAVTSSTGDPYDQSVDPNGTGGTPLLVQPGQTVTVTVTITPSGKRGASVAGHLNLVTVPTLPTGATGLPQVGTGEVIATLPYSYKIG; from the coding sequence ATGCGGCGTTCCTCGCGATCCGTTCGCGCGCTCGTCATAGCCGCGACAGGCGGTCTGGCACTGGCCGGGGTCACCCAGCTCGGCAGTCAGGCCGCCGTCGCCGCGCCCACCGCTCAGGCGAGCAGCGCACCGCAATCGGTGATCGTGGTCCTCAAGGACCAGCTGCCCGACGCGCCGGCCACCAAAGCGGCTTCGGGCACCCGGCGGGCCAAGGCGACCCAGCAGCAGGAGTCGGTGCTGGCCAAGCTGGCCGGCACAGCGCCGGCCAAGGTCAAGCACTTCGCTCTGGGCAACGCATTCTCCGCCACGGTGACGCCGGACCAGGCGGCGCAGCTGGCGGCCGACCCGGCCGTGGCGCAGGTGCTGCCGGACAGCAAGGTCACGCTGCCCGACGCGAACCCGGCCAAGTCGGCCGACGCCGGTGCTCCCAAGGCGGGCGGCGGCACGGCGCAGAACCAGGACCCGAACGCGATCTGCCCGACCGACCCGGCGAAGCCGTTGCTGGAGCCCGAGGCGCTGACCTCGATCCACGCGTACAGCACCGACGGCTCCAAGGCCGCTTCAGACCTCGCCGACGGTTCGGGCGTGAAGGTCGCGTTCCTCGCGGACAACATGGACCCGAACTACGCGGACTTCATCCGTCCCGACGGTTCCCACGTGTTCTCCGACTACCAGGACTTCTCCGGCGACGGTCCCGCCACGACCGAGTCCGGCGCCGAGGCCTTCGGTGACGCGTCGTCCATCGCAGCGCAGGGCGTGGTGGTGCACGACCTGTCGAAGTTCGTGAACGAGAAGCACCCGCTGCCCGCGGGCTGCAACATCGTGGTCAAGGGCGTTTCGCCGGGCGCGAGCCTGGTGGGGCTCAACGTGTTCGGCTCCACCGCCACGAACTCCGCGGTGCTGCAGGCGATCGACTACGCGGTGACCGTGGACCACGTCGACGTGATCAACGAGTCGCTGGGCCTGAACCAGTACCCGGACGCGAGCTCGCGCAACCTGTTCCAGGTGTTCAACGACGAGGCCGTGGCCGCGGGCGTCACCGTCACCGCCTCCAGCGGCGACGCGGGCATCACCTCGACTATCGGCAGCCCGGCCACCGACCCGCTGGTGATCTCCGCCGGCGCGACCACGGACAACCGGCTCTACGCGCAGACCACCTACGCGGCTTTCCCGTTCTCCAACGGGAAGTGGACGAGCGACAACATCTCCGCGCTGTCGTCGTCCGGCATCACGCAGAACGGGCGCACCATCGATCTGGTCGCCCCGGGTGAGGGCAACTGGGCCGACTGCGCGCCCGCGTATGCCGAATGCCGCGACTTCAAGACCGTGCCGCAGCCGACGGACCTCGAGTCCTTCGGTGGCACCAGCGAGTCGGCCCCGCTGACCGCGGGTGTCGCCGCGCTGGTGATCCAGGCCTACCGCGGCACACACCACGGCGCATCGCCGACGCCCGCGCAGGTGAAGCAGTTCATCACCGGCACCACGCGCGACCTCGGCCTGCCCGCCGACGAGCAGGGCTCCGGTCTGCTCGACGCGCGCGCGGCCGTGGAGGCGGCGCTGACCTCGCCCGGCACGTCCGGTGCCCCGGCGGGTGTCTCGTCGAACATCGCCCTGTCGGCCGACCAGCTCACGCTGGAAGGCGCGCCGGGCAGCACGCAGAACGCCACGGTCAACGTGACCAACGTCGGCACCAAGCCGCTCACGGTCACGGCGGGCACGCGCTCGCTCGCGCCGCTTTCGGCGCAGACGCAGACCACCGCGTTCGACTCGACGAAGCTGCCGACGTTCCCGTACTACAACGGCACGGACTGGGCGTACAAGAAGGTCACCTTCTCCGTGCCCGCCGGTGCGCAGCGCCTGCTCGCCCGGATGGCGTGGCAGGGCAGCCCGAAGACGGTGAACGGCCAGTCGGTGACGCCGGTCGTGCGCGTGTCGCTGCTGGCGCCGGACGGCACGTTCGTGGCCAACAGCCGCCCGCAGGGTGGCGCGGCCACGGCGAACTACGCCAACGTGGACGTCACGCGCCCGGTCGCGGGCACGTGGACCGCGGTGCTGTACTCGGCGGGCGGCCCGACGGGCTACACCGGCGACATCCAGCTCGCCACCTCCACCCAGCGGGCCATCCCGTACGGCCAGGTCTCCCCGGCCGTGCTGTCGCTGAAGCCGGGCCAGACCAAGCCGGTCAAGGTGTCGCTGCAGACCCCGGCGAGCGGAGGCGACGCGGACTACTCGATCACGTTCGGCAGCTCCGACGGCCACCAGACCACGGTGTCGGCCGTGCTGCGCGCGCTGGTCCCGACCAAGAACGGCAAGGGTTCCTTCGGCGGCACGATCACGGGCGGCAACGCGCGGGCGGTCTCGCCGGCGCAGACGTTCAGCTACGAGTTCGACGTGCCCAAGGGCAAGAAGGACCTCGACGTCGCGGTGAAGCTGCAGGACCCGGGCACGGTCGTCGACGGTGTGCTCGTGGACCCGAACGGTGAGCTCGCCGACGTGAACAGCAACGTGTTCCTCAGCTCCGCGACCCAGCTGTCGCAGGGCACCACGTTGCAGCTCACGGACGCGAACCCGCTGCCGGGCCGCTGGCACTTCGTGGTCGTGGTGCAGAACCCGGTGACGGGCAAGCAGATCGAGCAGCCGTTCACCGGCACGGTGGGCTTCGACCAGGTCGTGGTGAGCGCTCCGGCGCTGCCGAACTCGGCCTCGAAGAAGCTGGCCGCCGGCCAGGCCGTGAAGGTGCCGGTGACGGTGCGCAACACGGGCGTCGAGCCGATCGCGATCGGCGTGGACGCGCGGACGAACGCGCAGCAGACCCTGCAGCCGCAGCCCATCCAGGGATCGACCGAGGTCGACCTGCCCGAGTTCAACGCCAACGCGCCGGTGTACTCGATCCCGCCGGACACGAGCAAGTTCACCGTCGCGACGTCGTCCTCGGTGCCGGCTCAGGTGGAGCTCCAGGGTTCCGCCGCGGGCATCGACGTGCTCGGCGACCTGAAGGCCGCGCAGGCCGGCAGCACCGTGTCCGTCGCGACGATCGGCGAGAAGCAGGGCTACGTCACGAAGGGCATCTGGTTCGCCGACGTGCAGGAGATCGGTCCGTTCGGCCCCTCGGGCGCCCCGGCCGGCCACGCCTCCTACACGGCGTCGATCAAGACGGCGGGCTTCGACTCCGCGGTGACCTCGTCCACCGGCGACCCGTACGACCAGTCCGTGGACCCCAACGGCACGGGCGGCACGCCGCTGCTCGTCCAGCCGGGCCAGACGGTGACCGTCACCGTGACGATCACGCCTTCGGGCAAACGCGGCGCGTCGGTGGCCGGCCACCTCAACCTGGTGACCGTCCCGACCCTCCCGACCGGCGCGACGGGCCTCCCGCAGGTCGGCACCGGTGAGGTGATCGCAACGCTGCCGTACAGCTACAAGATCGGCTGA
- a CDS encoding MFS transporter gives MTATAESTPLPRETTARPAWFGAAGAVFVVGWGGNQFTPLLVMYKEAGYSTFTVDALLGAYVVGLVPGLLLSGGLSNRYGRRPVMLAGTVLSLLASVLIALGPEGAGWIAAGRFLTGVAVAAAMAVGSTWIKELADADPRGAADLGTRRAALCLTLGLGIGPGAAGVLAQWGPWPMVLPFAVHIGLALVALPFIPRSPETLGVESRKPALSRLPVTTRHPRFRRIILPMAPWIFGSCGVAYAIMPQLVQDKLGSWSLAYSTLLTVCAIGAGVGIQPIAKRVDRTTSARAVLTGMAVMCTGLILAAVAADLRSPWLALLTAVVLGTAYGIVVVSGLLELQRLARPEEIAQLTGVYYALAYIGFLLPSLLAALSGFASYPMLLGCLAVIALAGTLTVARNSRSHLPVT, from the coding sequence ATGACCGCCACTGCCGAAAGCACGCCGCTCCCCCGCGAAACCACCGCGCGCCCGGCCTGGTTCGGCGCCGCCGGCGCGGTGTTCGTGGTCGGCTGGGGCGGCAACCAGTTCACTCCGCTCCTGGTGATGTACAAGGAAGCCGGCTACTCCACCTTCACCGTCGACGCGCTGCTGGGCGCATATGTGGTCGGACTGGTGCCGGGTCTGCTGCTCTCGGGCGGACTGTCCAATCGCTACGGTCGCCGACCCGTGATGCTCGCCGGCACCGTGCTGTCACTGCTCGCGAGCGTGCTGATCGCGCTCGGCCCGGAAGGCGCCGGCTGGATCGCGGCGGGCCGGTTCCTCACCGGCGTGGCCGTGGCGGCCGCGATGGCCGTGGGCTCCACGTGGATCAAGGAGCTCGCCGACGCCGACCCGCGCGGCGCGGCCGACCTCGGCACCCGGCGCGCGGCCCTGTGCCTCACGCTCGGGCTCGGCATCGGCCCCGGCGCCGCGGGAGTGCTCGCGCAGTGGGGGCCGTGGCCGATGGTGCTGCCGTTCGCCGTCCACATCGGACTCGCGCTGGTGGCCTTGCCGTTCATCCCGCGCAGCCCCGAAACACTGGGCGTCGAAAGCCGCAAGCCGGCGCTGAGCCGGCTGCCCGTGACGACCCGGCACCCGCGGTTCCGCCGGATCATCCTGCCGATGGCGCCGTGGATCTTCGGCTCGTGCGGTGTCGCGTACGCGATCATGCCGCAATTGGTGCAGGACAAACTCGGTTCGTGGTCACTCGCCTACTCAACGCTGCTGACGGTGTGCGCGATCGGCGCGGGCGTCGGCATCCAGCCGATCGCCAAACGCGTGGACCGAACCACCAGCGCCCGCGCGGTGCTCACCGGAATGGCCGTGATGTGCACTGGTCTGATCCTCGCCGCCGTGGCCGCGGATCTGCGTTCGCCGTGGCTCGCGCTGCTCACGGCCGTGGTGCTCGGGACCGCGTACGGGATCGTCGTGGTGTCCGGGCTGCTGGAGCTGCAACGGCTCGCGCGGCCCGAGGAAATCGCCCAGCTGACCGGCGTCTACTACGCGCTGGCCTACATCGGCTTCCTGCTGCCGTCGCTGCTCGCGGCGCTCAGCGGCTTCGCGAGCTACCCGATGCTGCTCGGCTGCCTCGCCGTGATCGCGCTCGCGGGGACACTGACGGTTGCCCGAAACTCCCGCAGTCACCTTCCCGTGACCTGA